A single window of Nematostella vectensis chromosome 4, jaNemVect1.1, whole genome shotgun sequence DNA harbors:
- the LOC116620750 gene encoding uncharacterized protein LOC116620750 isoform X1, producing the protein MGCCMSKPKNGDEDNEPSLRHNSAPTNPQKSKKKEKAKEADEGSKGKKKNKRWGLKRKKKADEGNKGIKNKKRWGFKGKKKTDTGGLSSASSSSVLVVPGPSSVRFSSIRGSFSDIVIPGLSSAAFCGSAPVMFTDHEATVASLLMPSDSPTLSPGEIRFSPGEVRCDWLIRNISASSSFSSLGSLQREINEEEKLIIEEIKAELITINSQSNGAMRHEQKEEERLRNLQKSDMITRNQAALIVTDVIEKAYVQFRHEQKHLRIKKEEKIELILKNKAEMIVSDVIRKARVIVQREEREERIKKEEKIREEERVKKQEKMEHIIQNQAQFIVSEAIGKACGIVKRHRKDFERKMDLKWFELTSKNNKGALFTEEIADAKDIDEKGVQEETEVISPANAAEPSCTSVINGTRLEDGYSVENRDKVSHLTGNQSCVPELPVSNGTLFDKTGIDNCESYLLNYQPAVIPIFFIDFEGYQFDIDKMDFDFQEEHYEVMNYDLVINIPGQESILVVTNFSLFLEKVLGISVTEEQFILDNAFLHVTDLNTMLAEISALIPEQGIHNAPLESNAVEDKQVLMANANKNDKASMVRNACTETEHSVFYHACEDEKASMVNLSCEDEKAFMVNLSCDDEKASTVYTNKCETATAIPNTCNAEQASMFFQETVDYDDDIWFEFLEDKHEFEEYDLALHIPGQESILSKENMEILFDKLSKVCYKDHEPEKQVDGQEQESTDVHVGAVLDDVKPAGESLDLKVEENEEKSNDESDESSAVVIQEIASMLSFESWYKAPLVQRTTVRPSNVPERKREWWEFPPPPSVNESSLRKLEAIRLEQIQARNMSSLMVLATQADKWLKTRIKQPVQEIVKDSRKQESESSSKASHGEMTSSRQKRRKKKSRSQRHEGHEVTASTRQKHSSSKEKQEQTCGEQVCLAASIASQSAPVADIAECAGAIGSGPTIFVEGYYTAEDEKTSEATPFSDAYAYLLQVRRSVDPERSGNTSPTPSSSSTHSDAFDEVVPLWLLSSSSSESEMETPRQASKLRSGGKEKNQTKNGASLVQSSKRRKKTTERKWGSGKWEIPLPPPTTRKSSKGNKHLKLALTKSSSNDFVIKRCPTTTNANGPESKSGEREITLPPPTVHESGVTDKQNRLKLAATMPSSTGLASKPEGCLTNQTEQPVQEMVKDSRKPKTVSSLEASGCAMTSSRREGHEETSSFSILEPQPSAAFQTKDTHPKGGKSCRKALPAPQDAPVSVVSDEAAGPDPTSMCGPSSWKQINEEVEQPVQERVKDSRKQEPLLSLETTDCAMTSLRRVGHEERNSFAILEPQPSTTFQTRERHPNGANLCRAILPAPQDAPVSVVSNETAGWDPPSNCSPLPWKQINEEVEQPVQERVKDSRKQETLLSLETTGCAMTSSRRVGHEERSSFAILEPQPSATFQTRERHPNGEKLCRAILPAPQDAPVSVVSDETAGWDPPSNCSPLPREQINEEVEQPVQERVKDSRKQETLLSLETTGCAMTSSRRVGHEERSSFAILEPQPSTTFQTRERHPNGEKLCRTILPAPQDAPVSVVSDETAGWDPPSNCSPLPWEQINEEVEQPVQERVKDSRKPKTVSSLEASGCAMTSVRRVGHEERSSFAILEPQPSATFQTRERHPNGEKLCRAILPAPQDAPVSVVSDETAGWDPPSNCSPLPWKQINEEVEQPVQERVKDSRKQETLLSLETTGCAMTSSRRVGHEERISFAILEPQPSATFQTRERHPNGEKLCRAILPAPQDAPVSVVSDETAGWDPPSNCSPLPWKRTSKEVEQPVQERLKDSRKQETLLSLETTGCAMTSSRRVGHEERSSFSVLEPQPSATFQTRKTHPNGEKLCRAILPAPQDAPVSVVSDETAGWDPPSNCSPLPWKQTSKEVEQPVQERLKDSRKQETLLSLETTGCAMTSPRRVGHEERSSFSILEPQPSATFQTRKTHPNGGKLCRAVLPAPQDAPVSVVSDETAGSDLTSICVPPSWKQMNEEKPRHAVSFSETSTYLLSPRSRDTESSACPSSPSPFALSDIREIPYDIRGSSDDMCVIPDDMCEFLDDMCESPDEIRGTPDDMYESPDDMVKSPDDTSGHTSEDEVPLWLLSSSSSESEMVTPRQTSQLPPDDKKRQNISKATFRTSSAVNSSDLTLLPAQTKDDSVRHTKANGSEERDITLPPATVHESGVIDKQNHQPSKLAATMPFSTVLASKREGCLTNQVQQPVQEVVKDSRFPVSSLEASGGAMTSSSQEDTRSSSILPSPPSVAFQAKQTLSGEFSECVSRFLLKTSQLNLRETNDSALSPDESNMSLDESSSFDMESSSSHSVLGDSRLHEIRSSVADLINLARGSRDIIGGKASYHRLSVNDESDQISIHSEPSDHDLEAIRAFLAHVNDARESLGLSPVGTATAIKYLLARNYDAPKAVELYHDSMRLRKTYDLDTFSPHRKSVQKELSSGKFTILPLRREYEPFVALVTASLHNPTECDHVTAIQALVFQLDEAMRSPVAQRCGLDIILDMTGANFRNIDLAFFRQVVDVVQNGYPARLNHVYVVSPPMWMRAGLYVRLCPNARKKIEIVTPRQLTERLPLTSVPLSLGGLALVKHKEWLRQCIDSYDDRAAFNDVRVSSGNKRLTIFREH; encoded by the exons ATGGGGTGTTGTATGTCGAAGCCCAAAAATGGAGATGAG gaCAATGAGCCTTCACTCCGCCAT AATTCAGCACCAACAAATCCCCAGAAAAGCAAAAAGAAGGAGAAGGCAAAGGAGGCTGATGAAGGCAgcaaaggaaagaaaaaaaataagcggTGGGGACTTAAGAGGAAGAAGAAAGCTGATGAAGGCAACAAAGGGATTAAAAACAAGAAGCGGTGGGGGTTTAAGGGGAAGAAGAAGACTGATACCGGAG GTCTTAGCAGTGCGTCTTCCTCGAGTGTTCTCGTGGTCCCTGGGCCTAGCAGCGTGAGATTCTCGTCAATCCGTGGTTCTTTCTCTGACATTGTGATTCCCGGACTTAGCAGTGCTGCTTTTTGTGGCTCAGCACCTGTAATGTTTACAGATCACGAAGCTACTGTTGCATCTCTCCTGATGCCAAGTGACTCGCCTACACTCTCACCTGGAGAGATACGGTTCTCTCCCGGGGAAGTACGATGTGATTGGCTGATAAGGAACATCAGTGCCTCTTCAAGTTTTTCGTCACTCGG AAGCCTTCAACGTGAGATAAATGAGGAGGAGAAGCTCATTATCGAGGAGATAAAAGCTGAACTCATCACGATAAATAGCCAGTCAAATGGCGCCATGCGACATGAGCAGAAGGAAGAAGAGCGACTTAGGAATTTGCAGAAGTCTGATATGATTACAAGAAATCAGGCTGCGTTGATTGTGACTGACGTTATTGAGAAGGCGTATGTCCAATTCAGGCATGAGCAAAAGCACCTGAGAATCAAGAAAGAGGAGAAAATTGAGCTCATCTTAAAAAACAAAGCAGAGATGATTGTCTCAGATGTCATCCGTAAAGCGCGTGTCATCGTGCAACGTGAGGAAAGGGAGGAGAGAATCAAGAAAGAGGAGAAGATTAGGGAGGAAGAGCGTGTTAAGAAGCAGGAGAAGATGGAACATATCATACAGAATCAGGCTCAGTTCATTGTCTCTGAGGCCATTGGGAAGGCATGTGGAATCGTGAAGCGTCATCGCAAGGACTTTGAAAGAAAGATGGACCTAAAATGGTTTGAACTTACTTCGAAGAACAACAAGGGAGCATTGTTTACTGAAGAAATAGCGGATGCTAAAGATATCGATGAAAAGGGTGTTCAGGAAGAAACCGAGGTCATAAGTCCCGCTAATGCAGCAGAACCCTCTTGTACATCTGTGATTAACGGCACAAGGCTTGAAGATGGCTATTCTGTTGAGAATCGCGACAAAGTATCTCATTTGACGGGAAATCAAAGTTGCGTCCCAGAACTGCCCGTTTCCAATGGAACCCTGTTTGATAAAACCGGGATTGATAACTGCGAAAGCTACCTGCTCAATTATCAGCCAGCTGTTATTCCAATTTTTTTCATCGACTTTGAAGGCTATCAGTTCGACATCGATAAGATGGACTTCGACTTCCAGGAAGAACACTACGAAGTCATGAATTATGATTTGGTGATTAATATTCCTGGACAAGAGTCTATCCTCGTAGTCACCAATTTTAGCCTCTTCTTAGAAAAAGTGCTTGGCATTTCTGTGACAGAGGAGCAGTTTATACTTGACAACGCGTTTCTTCACGTCACTGACCTGAACACAATGTTGGCTGAAATAAGCGCATTAATTCCCGAGCAGGGTATTCACAATGCCCCTTTGGAAAGCAACGCCGTCGAGGATAAGCAAGTTTTGATGGCTAATGCCAACAAGAACGATAAGGCATCGATGGTTCGCAATGCCTGCACGGAGACAGAACACTCGGTGTTCTACCATGCCTGCGAGGATGAAAAAGCCTCGATGGTTAACCTATCCTGCGAGGATGAAAAAGCCTTCATGGTTAACCTATCCTGCGATGATGAAAAAGCTTCGACGGTTTACACCAACAAGTGCGAAACAGCAACGGCGATTCCCAATACCTGCAATGCGGAACAAGCATCGATGTTTTTTCAGGAGACagttgattatgatgatgacatcTGGTTTGAGTTCCTGGAAGACAAGCACGAGTTTGAGGAGTATGACCTGGCCTTACACATACCTGGGCAAGAGTCGATCCTGAGTAAGGAAAACATGGAAATCCTTTTCGACAAGTTGTCAAAAGTGTGCTACAAGGATCACGAGCCCGAGAAGCAAGTTGATGGACAGGAACAAGAAAGTACTGATGTTCATGTCGGAGCGGTACTCGATGATGTGAAGCCAGCAGGAGAGAGCTTGGATCTAAAGG tTGAAGAGAACGAGGAAAAATCGAACGATGAGTCTGACGAGTCCAGCGCTGTCGTAATTCAAGAGATAGCATCGATGTTGTCCTTCGAGAGCTGGTACAAAGCACCACTAGTCCAACGCACAACCGTGCGCCCTTCAAACGTGCCAGAAAGGAAAAGAGAATGGTGGGAATTCCCACCCCCTCCGTCCGTCAACGAGTCCAGTTTACGAAAGCTTGAAGCTATAAGACTAGAGCAAATACAAGCCCGTAATATGTCCTCTTTAATGGTTCTGGCCACTCAAGCGGATAAATGGTTGAAAACTCGGATTAAGCAGCCTGTCCAAGAAATTGTAAAGGATTCCAGGAAGCAGGAGTCTGAGTCATCCTCGAAAGCATCACATGGcgagatgacgtcatcaaggcAAAAAAGACGCAAGAAAAAATCACGTTCTCAAAGACACGAGGGACACGAGGTGACTGCTTCGACTCGCCAGAAACATTCCTCCTCCAAGGAAAAACAGGAACAGACGTGTG GCGAGCAAGTGTGTTTGGCAGCATCAATTGCCTCTCAAAGTGCACCAGTGGCTGACATTGCTGAGTGCGCCGGAGCCATAGGATCGGGTCCTACCATCTTTGTCGAAGGGTATTATACAGCGGAAGATGAG AAGACTTCCGAAGCTACCCCCTTCTCAGACGCCTACGCATACCTTCTCCAGGTGCGAAGGTCAGTTGATCCTGAAAGGAGTGGTAACACTTCACCCACACCCTCTTCGTCCTCGACGCACAGTGACGCGTTCGATGAAGTGGTACCTCTTTGGCTGCTATCGAGCTCTTCTAGTGAGAGTGAGATGGAGACGCCAAGGCAAGCATCGAAACTGCGGTCAG GTGGTAAAGAAAAGAATCAAACTAAGAATGGAGCATCGCTGGTGCAAAGCTCAAAACGTCGTAAAAAGACCACTGAGCGTAAATGGGGTAGTGGGAAATGGGAGATCCCTCTTCCCCCACCGACCACCCGCAAGTCAAGCAAGGGCAACAAGCACCTCAAGTTGGCCTTGACGAAGTCATCCTCGAATGATTTTGTCATTAAACGCTGTCCGACTACCACCAACGCCAACGGCCCAGAAAGCAAAAGTGGAGAACGGGAAATTACTCTTCCTCCACCGACCGTCCACGAGTCAGGAGTTACTGACAAGCAAAATCGCCTGAAGCTGGCCGCTACTATGCCATCCTCCACAGGCCTGGCCAGTAAACCTGAAGGCTGTCTTACTAATCAGACTGAGCAGCCTGTCCAGGAAATGGTAAAGGATTCCAGGAAACCGAAGACTGTCTCATCCCTGGAAGCATCAGGCTGCGCGAtgacgtcttcaagacgtgAAGGACACGAGGAGACAAGTTCCTTCTCGATTTTGGAACCTCAACCGTCGGCAGCCTTTCAAACAAAAGACACCCACCCCAAAG GTGGAAAATCGTGTAGGAAAGCTTTGCCCGCTCCCCAAGATGCACCGGTGAGTGTCGTGTCAGATGAGGCAGCTGGACCAGATCCTACGTCAATGTGTGGTCCATCGTCATGGAAACAAATAAACGAAGAG GTTGAGCAGCCTGTCCAGGAAAGGGTAAAGGATTCCAGGAAACAGGAGCCTTTGTTATCCCTGGAAACGACGGACTGCGCGATGACGTCTTTGAGACGTGTAGGACACGAGGAGAGAAATTCCTTCGCAATATTGGAACCTCAACCGTCGACAACCTTTCAAACAAGAGAAAGGCACCCCAATG GTGCAAATTTGTGTAGGGCAATTTTGCCCGCTCCGCAAGATGCACCGGTGAGTGTCGTGTCAAATGAGACAGCTGGATGGGATCCTCCGTCAAACTGTAGTCCATTGCCATGGAAACAAATAAACGAAGAG GTTGAGCAGCCTGTCCAGGAAAGAGTAAAGGATTCCAGGAAACAGGAGACTTTGTTATCCCTGGAAACGACGGGCTGCGCGAtgacgtcttcaagacgtgTAGGACACGAGGAGAGAAGTTCCTTCGCGATATTGGAACCTCAACCGTCGGCAACCTTTCAAACGAGGGAAAGGCACCCCAATG GTGAAAAATTGTGTAGGGCAATTTTGCCCGCTCCGCAAGATGCACCGGTGAGTGTCGTGTCAGATGAGACAGCTGGATGGGATCCTCCGTCAAACTGTAGTCCATTGCCACGGGAACAAATAAACGAAGAG GTTGAGCAGCCTGTCCAGGAAAGAGTAAAGGATTCCAGGAAACAGGAGACTTTGTTATCCCTGGAAACGACGGGCTGCGCGAtgacgtcttcaagacgtgTAGGACACGAGGAGAGAAGTTCCTTCGCGATATTGGAACCTCAACCGTCGACAACCTTTCAAACGAGGGAAAGGCACCCCAATG GTGAAAAATTGTGTAGGACAATTTTGCCCGCTCCGCAAGATGCACCGGTGAGTGTCGTGTCAGATGAGACAGCTGGATGGGATCCTCCGTCAAACTGTAGTCCATTGCCATGGGAACAAATAAACGAAGAG GTTGAGCAGCCTGTCCAGGAAAGAGTAAAGGATTCCAGGAAACCGAAGACTGTCTCATCCCTGGAAGCATCAGGCTGCGCGATGACGTCTGTAAGACGTGTAGGACACGAGGAGAGAAGTTCCTTCGCGATATTGGAACCTCAACCGTCGGCAACCTTTCAAACGAGGGAAAGGCACCCCAATG GTGAAAAATTGTGTAGGGCAATTTTGCCCGCTCCGCAAGATGCACCGGTGAGTGTCGTGTCAGATGAGACAGCTGGATGGGATCCTCCGTCAAACTGTAGTCCATTGCCATGGAAACAAATAAACGAGGAG GTTGAGCAGCCTGTCCAGGAAAGGGTAAAGGATTCCAGGAAACAGGAGACTTTGTTATCCCTGGAAACGACGGGCTGCGCGAtgacgtcttcaagacgtgTAGGACACGAGGAGAGAATTTCCTTCGCGATATTGGAACCTCAACCGTCGGCAACCTTTCAAACGAGGGAAAGGCACCCCAATG GTGAAAAATTGTGTAGGGCAATTTTGCCCGCTCCGCAAGATGCACCGGTGAGTGTCGTGTCAGATGAGACAGCTGGATGGGATCCTCCGTCAAACTGTAGTCCATTGCCATGGAAACGAACGAGCAAAGAG GTTGAGCAGCCTGTCCAGGAAAGGTTAAAGGATTCCAGGAAACAGGAGACTTTGTTATCCCTGGAAACGACGGGCTGCGCGAtgacgtcttcaagacgtgTAGGACACGAGGAGAGAAGTTCCTTCTCGGTTTTGGAGCCTCAACCATCGGCAACCTTTCAAACGAGAAAAACGCACCCTAATG GTGAAAAATTGTGTAGGGCAATTTTGCCCGCTCCGCAAGATGCACCGGTGAGTGTCGTGTCAGATGAGACAGCTGGATGGGATCCTCCGTCAAACTGTAGTCCATTGCCATGGAAACAAACGAGCAAAGAG GTTGAGCAGCCTGTCCAGGAAAGGTTAAAGGATTCCAGGAAACAGGAGACTTTGTTATCCCTGGAAACGACGGGCTGCGCGATGACGTCTCCAAGACGTGTAGGACACGAGGAGAGAAGTTCCTTCTCGATTTTGGAGCCTCAACCATCGGCAACCTTTCAAACGAGAAAAACGCACCCTAATG GTGGAAAATTGTGTAGGGCAGTTTTGCCCGCTCCGCAAGATGCACCGGTGAGTGTCGTTTCAGATGAGACTGCTGGATCGGATCTTACGTCAATCTGTGTTCCACCATCATGGAAACAAATGAACGAAGAG aaaCCTCGACATGCAGTTTCATTCTCGGAGACTTCTACGTACTTGCTGtccccacggtcacgtgatacTGAGTCAAGCGCTTGCCCTTCGTCTCCCTCGCCTTTCGCACTGAGTGACATTCGCGAGATCCCGTATGACATACGCGGGTCTTCGGATGACATGTGCGTGATCCCAGATGACATGTGCGAATTCCTGGATGATATGTGCGAGTCCCCAGATGAAATACGGGGTACCCCGGATGACATGTACGAGTCCCCGGATGACATGGTTAAGTCCCCGGATGATACCTCGGGGCACACGTCCGAAGACGAGGTACCTCTTTGGCTGCTATCGAGCTCTTCTAGTGAGAGTGAGATGGTGACGCCGAGGCAAACATCACAACTGCCGCCAG ATGACAAGAAGAGACAGAATATTAGTAAAGCGACATTCAGAACATCAAGTGCGGTGAACTCATCTGACCTCACGTTGCTACCAGCGCAAACAAAGGACGATTCTGTTCGTCACACCAAGGCCAATGGGTCAGAGGAACGGGACATTACTCTTCCACCAGCGACCGTCCACGAATCAGGCGTGATTGACAAGCAAAATCatcagccctctaagctggcCGCAACAATGCCATTCTCGACAGTCCTGGCCAGTAAACGTGAAGGTTGTCTTACTAATCAGGTTCAGCAGCCTGTCCAGGAAGTGGTCAAGGATTCAAGATTTCCTGTGTCATCCCTGGAAGCGTCAGGTGGCGCGATGACTTCATCAAGTCAGGAGGACACAAGATCTTCCTCGATCTTGCCATCACCGCCGTCGGTAGCATTCCAGGCGAAACAGACGCTGTCTGGAG AGTTCTCTGAATGTGTTTCAAGGTTCCTGCTAA AGACCTCTCAGTTGAACCTCAGAGAAACCAATGACAGCGCCTTGTCCCCTGATGAGAGTAATATGTCCTTAGATGAAAGTTCATCTTTTGACATGGAGTCCTCCTCCTCTCATTCAGTACTTGGAGACTCACGCTTGCACGAG atccgcTCATCGGTCGCTGACCTTATAAACCTCGCACGCGGCTCTAGAGATATCATCGGCGGGAAGGCCAGCTACCATAGATTATCCGTCAACGACGAAAGCGACCAAATATCGATTCACTCCGAGCCCTCGGATCATGACCTAGAG GCTATAAGGGCTTTTCTTGCCCATGTAAACGATGCCCGAGAATCCCTGGGTCTGAGCCCGGTCGGAACGGCCACAGCCATTAAATATCTACTCGCGCGAAACTACGACGCACCAAAAGCGGTGGAGCTGTACCATGACTCCATG CGTCTGCGCAAGACGTACGACTTGGACACCTTCTCGCCTCACAGAAAGAGTGTTCAAAAGGAGCTCAGCTCGGGCAAATTCACCATCCTG CCCCTTCGCCGTGAGTACGAGCCCTTCGTGGCCCTTGTGACTGCCTCCCTGCACAACCCAACTGAGTGTGATCACGTGACAGCTATCCAAGCGCTTGTATTCCAGCTGGATGAGGCCATGCGCAG CCCTGTCGCTCAGCGTTGTGGCCTCGATATCATCCTTGACATGACGGGCGCTAACTTCAGGAACATCGACTTGGCTTTCTTCAGACAAGTTGTGGACGTGGTACAG AATGGCTATCCCGCCAGGCTCAACCATGTGTACGTTGTATCTCCTCCGATGTGGATGCGGGCGGGTCTGTACGTTAGACTTTGCCCCAATGCACGCAAGAAGATAGAGATCGTGACCCCGCGACAACTTACCGAGCGATTGCCTCTCACGTCCGTTCCCTTGAGCCTTGGCGGGCTTGCTCTGGTCAAGCACAAGGAGTGGTTACGTCAGTGTATCGATTCCTATGACGACCGCGCAGCGTTCAATGACGTCAGGGTCTCCTCAGGCAACAAGAGACTTACTATCTTCCGGGAACACTAG